The following coding sequences are from one Mycoplasma tullyi window:
- a CDS encoding OsmC family protein — translation MARKEYEFTAKVNPDRTVTGKTPKHELVMDSSTTKGPSPLELMMNGLMGCELSVVNYYGPKKFGLELEELEMKIQAWRDPEPEDEYYGLRKIQIEWIVKSNKTLEEMKEIVKYAHKICPVFNSLSGRIVVEEKITIK, via the coding sequence ATGGCTAGAAAAGAATACGAATTTACAGCAAAAGTAAATCCTGACCGCACAGTTACAGGTAAAACTCCCAAGCATGAACTAGTAATGGATTCATCAACAACTAAAGGACCATCTCCATTAGAATTAATGATGAATGGTTTAATGGGATGTGAATTAAGTGTAGTTAATTACTACGGTCCTAAGAAATTTGGATTAGAACTTGAAGAACTTGAAATGAAGATTCAAGCTTGAAGAGACCCTGAACCTGAAGATGAATACTACGGTTTAAGAAAGATCCAAATTGAATGAATTGTTAAATCTAACAAGACATTAGAAGAAATGAAAGAAATTGTTAAGTATGCTCACAAGATTTGTCCAGTATTTAATTCATTATCTGGAAGAATCGTTGTTGAAGAAAAAATTACAATTAAATAG
- the rpsL gene encoding 30S ribosomal protein S12: MATIAQLIRKPRKNKVKKSKSPALQVNLNTLEKKVTSKSSPFKRGVCTRVGTMTPKKPNSALRKYAKVKLTNGMEVLAYIPGEGHNLQEHSVVLIRGGRVKDLPGVRYHIVRGTLDTTGVDKRRQQRSAYGAKRPKADKKK; encoded by the coding sequence ATGGCAACAATTGCACAATTAATTAGAAAACCAAGAAAAAACAAGGTTAAAAAATCTAAATCTCCTGCTTTACAAGTTAACTTAAACACACTTGAAAAGAAGGTGACTAGTAAATCATCACCATTCAAACGTGGTGTTTGTACCCGTGTAGGGACAATGACACCCAAAAAACCGAACTCAGCGTTACGTAAGTACGCTAAGGTAAAACTAACTAATGGTATGGAAGTATTAGCTTATATCCCAGGTGAAGGTCATAACTTACAAGAACACTCTGTGGTATTAATCAGAGGTGGTCGTGTTAAGGACTTACCAGGGGTAAGATATCATATCGTTCGTGGTACTTTAGATACAACTGGTGTAGATAAAAGAAGACAACAACGTTCTGCATATGGTGCAAAACGTCCAAAGGCAGATAAGAAAAAATAG
- a CDS encoding MIP family Ig-specific serine endopeptidase, producing the protein MVRKTTWLKLFCLLSGLSVISSSCFNPESFFTSKKNADDINVNNITSNDLAVNDKLNHKDLLASNITSSNFSKYFGLKLIQKADEKIDPNDLVNFKVGGFSADDSNGILSFIVTVERKNSSPIEFKQVSLEINGFLKKKIEREPSQESSSPNSETGEPNDSQASNNEHTDQPVIIHPGESTTETEPTPPSTTVDKDKQPEPSSSSTKLKIFSDQEIYKKIYDRSFSIGFYTRHWLRDPSDPNLPYKQLLYLSNGTGWLLDYQISPQNPDLYRLFIATNLHVAEGLWNRDDYDHPVLDSDIRLKPDTIGFSLGKSEQVNFGPQDSRFSNSSVKYVTYLSNNLFFNSSPNRSSALRVNNQRLSIPETVFTAVDFVNDQQTKNEFSDYWAQQFKGQFVNNRLGDKNLLNSSFPKDPQSRMKIADGYINKGIGLYKDFAVLSFVVNISQKRLTNEPVRSFSSAQTLRKYVLEAVNELNESSKIAKLPGQLNLTNQDVPYVDLDYPSVEANHPNALSIQEIDKAYIAGYPGVGQPGNSRAFSNRWVQNNLNPNPNYQLEPNIKAELVDRYQDLTGLIQSYHNKYYHQYGITQAVLRSSLKPGSSGSVVYSKYGLPFGIFWGGYSGRGDDGTGVFDYLANDTRKQVTVNVRFGSSRTPRQFKINIEPYNLIDGTNKEKYPNQTNSYRQALPGYLEWADDNRFSKDSTFLFSHP; encoded by the coding sequence ATGGTAAGAAAAACTACTTGGTTAAAATTGTTTTGTTTGTTAAGTGGATTAAGTGTAATTTCATCATCATGTTTTAACCCTGAAAGTTTTTTTACTTCCAAGAAAAATGCTGATGATATTAATGTAAATAATATCACTAGTAATGATCTAGCAGTTAATGACAAGTTAAATCATAAAGATCTATTAGCTAGTAATATTACTAGCTCAAATTTCTCTAAGTATTTTGGATTAAAGTTAATCCAAAAAGCTGACGAGAAAATAGATCCAAATGATTTAGTTAATTTCAAAGTAGGTGGCTTTAGTGCGGATGATTCTAATGGAATCTTATCTTTTATTGTCACTGTAGAAAGAAAGAATTCTAGTCCGATTGAATTTAAGCAAGTAAGTTTAGAGATCAATGGTTTCTTAAAGAAAAAAATAGAACGTGAACCATCTCAAGAAAGTAGTTCACCAAATAGTGAAACAGGTGAACCCAACGATTCTCAAGCTTCTAATAACGAACACACAGATCAACCTGTAATTATCCACCCTGGAGAATCAACAACCGAAACTGAACCAACTCCACCATCAACAACAGTTGATAAGGATAAACAACCTGAACCTTCTTCTAGTTCAACAAAATTAAAAATCTTTAGTGATCAAGAGATTTATAAAAAGATTTATGATCGAAGCTTTTCAATCGGGTTTTATACACGTCATTGACTACGTGATCCATCAGATCCAAATTTACCTTATAAACAACTTCTTTATCTAAGTAATGGTACAGGTTGATTATTGGATTATCAAATCAGTCCACAGAACCCTGATCTTTATCGTTTGTTTATCGCTACTAACTTACACGTAGCTGAAGGATTATGAAATAGGGATGATTATGATCACCCTGTTCTAGATTCAGATATCAGATTAAAACCTGATACGATCGGTTTTTCATTAGGTAAATCTGAACAAGTAAACTTTGGTCCTCAAGATTCAAGATTTAGCAATAGTTCAGTTAAGTATGTAACTTATCTAAGCAACAACTTATTCTTTAATAGTAGTCCTAATCGGTCTAGTGCACTAAGAGTTAATAATCAAAGATTGTCTATTCCTGAAACTGTATTTACGGCTGTTGATTTTGTTAATGATCAACAAACTAAAAATGAGTTCTCAGATTACTGAGCTCAACAATTCAAAGGTCAGTTTGTTAATAATAGACTAGGTGATAAGAACCTATTGAATTCTTCATTCCCTAAAGATCCACAATCTAGAATGAAGATTGCTGATGGTTATATAAATAAAGGAATTGGTTTATATAAAGATTTTGCTGTATTAAGTTTTGTTGTTAATATTAGTCAAAAAAGACTAACTAATGAACCAGTAAGAAGTTTTAGTAGTGCACAAACATTACGTAAGTATGTTTTAGAAGCAGTTAACGAATTAAATGAGTCTTCTAAAATAGCTAAACTACCAGGTCAATTAAACTTAACTAATCAAGATGTACCATATGTAGATTTAGATTATCCTTCAGTTGAAGCTAACCATCCTAATGCTTTAAGCATTCAAGAAATTGATAAAGCTTATATTGCAGGTTATCCAGGAGTTGGACAACCTGGTAATAGTCGAGCGTTTAGCAACCGATGAGTTCAAAATAATTTAAATCCTAATCCAAATTATCAATTAGAACCTAATATTAAGGCTGAACTAGTTGATCGTTACCAAGATCTAACTGGATTAATCCAGTCTTATCACAATAAGTATTACCACCAATACGGTATTACTCAAGCTGTATTACGTTCTTCACTAAAACCAGGTTCAAGTGGTAGTGTGGTTTATTCTAAATATGGTTTACCATTTGGAATCTTCTGAGGTGGGTATAGTGGTAGAGGAGATGATGGTACTGGTGTGTTTGATTATTTAGCTAATGATACTAGAAAACAAGTTACTGTTAATGTTAGATTTGGTAGTTCAAGAACACCTAGACAGTTTAAGATCAATATCGAACCATATAACTTAATTGATGGAACTAATAAAGAGAAGTATCCTAATCAAACTAATTCTTATCGTCAAGCATTACCAGGATATTTAGAATGAGCAGATGATAATAGATTCTCTAAAGATAGTACCTTCTTGTTTAGTCATCCTTAG
- the fusA gene encoding elongation factor G: MARQYPLEKFRNFGIMAHIDAGKTTTSERILFHSGKTHKIGETHDGASVMDWMAQEKERGITITSAATSVTWKDCQLNLIDTPGHVDFTVEVERSLRVLDGAVAVLDAQMGVEPQTETVWRQASRYEVPRIVFVNKMDKTGANFQRSVDSIHSRLGVKSVPIQLPIGAENEFNGIIDLVEMKAYFFDGKEDENYETKEIPAEYLEEAKKAHAHMLDEIVTFDEAVMEKYLEGQEISKEQIKSCIRKGVISSTLFPVLCGTAFKNKGVKPLLDAVVDYLPSPIDVPAAKGYKNGEEVSIPTSDDAPFVGLAFKVATDPFVGRLTFVRVYSGVLTSGSYVTNTTKDKKERVSRIVKMHAQQRDEINEIRAGDICAIVGLKDTTTGDTIASENQELTLESMTFAQPVISLAVEPKTKADQEKMGISLSKLAEEDPTFRTYTDEETGQTIIAGMGELHLDILVDRLRREFKVDVNVGAPQVSYRETLKAKADVEGKYIKQSGGRGQYGHVVITFEPNHDKGFEFEDKIVGGKIPKEYIKSVKAGLEAAMNNGPLAGYPMIDIKASLFDGSYHDVDSNEMAYKIAASMALKEAGKRCNPALLEPIMAIEVTVPEQYFGDTMGDVSSRRGMIEGTESRDNVQVIKAKVPLSEMFGYATDLRSFTQGRGNYIMQFSHYAEAPKSVVEKVIENKAKSNKTA; encoded by the coding sequence ATGGCAAGACAATATCCTTTAGAAAAGTTCAGAAATTTCGGTATCATGGCTCACATTGATGCTGGTAAAACAACAACTTCTGAGAGAATTTTATTCCATTCTGGAAAAACCCACAAGATTGGTGAAACTCACGATGGTGCATCAGTTATGGACTGAATGGCACAAGAAAAAGAACGTGGGATTACGATTACTTCAGCAGCAACTTCAGTTACTTGAAAAGACTGCCAATTAAACTTAATTGACACCCCTGGACACGTTGACTTTACAGTTGAAGTTGAACGTTCACTAAGAGTATTAGATGGTGCAGTAGCTGTATTAGATGCCCAAATGGGTGTTGAACCTCAAACTGAAACAGTTTGACGTCAAGCTAGTCGATATGAAGTACCTAGAATTGTGTTCGTTAATAAGATGGACAAAACTGGGGCTAACTTCCAAAGATCAGTTGATTCAATCCACTCTAGATTAGGTGTTAAATCAGTTCCAATCCAATTACCAATCGGTGCTGAAAATGAATTCAACGGAATCATCGATCTAGTTGAAATGAAAGCTTACTTCTTTGATGGTAAAGAAGACGAAAACTACGAAACTAAAGAAATTCCTGCAGAATACTTAGAAGAAGCTAAAAAAGCGCACGCTCACATGTTAGATGAGATCGTGACTTTTGATGAAGCTGTAATGGAAAAATACCTAGAAGGTCAAGAGATCTCTAAAGAACAGATCAAATCTTGTATTAGAAAAGGTGTTATTTCATCAACCCTATTCCCAGTATTATGTGGTACTGCATTCAAGAATAAAGGTGTTAAACCTTTATTAGATGCAGTAGTTGATTACTTACCTTCACCAATTGATGTACCTGCTGCTAAAGGTTATAAGAATGGTGAAGAAGTATCAATTCCTACAAGTGATGATGCACCATTTGTTGGTTTAGCATTTAAAGTGGCTACTGACCCATTTGTTGGTCGATTAACGTTTGTAAGAGTATACTCTGGTGTACTAACTTCAGGTTCATACGTAACTAACACCACAAAAGACAAAAAAGAAAGAGTATCAAGAATTGTTAAGATGCACGCTCAACAACGTGATGAAATTAATGAAATCCGTGCTGGGGATATTTGTGCTATCGTTGGTCTAAAAGATACCACAACTGGTGATACAATTGCATCTGAAAACCAAGAATTAACTCTTGAATCAATGACTTTTGCTCAACCGGTTATTTCATTAGCAGTTGAACCAAAGACAAAAGCTGACCAAGAAAAGATGGGGATTTCTTTATCTAAATTAGCTGAAGAAGACCCAACATTTAGAACATACACTGATGAAGAAACTGGTCAAACAATTATTGCTGGGATGGGTGAATTACACTTAGACATTCTAGTAGACCGTTTAAGACGTGAATTCAAAGTTGATGTTAATGTTGGTGCTCCTCAAGTAAGTTATCGTGAAACATTAAAAGCTAAAGCTGATGTTGAAGGTAAATACATTAAACAATCTGGTGGTCGTGGTCAATATGGTCACGTAGTGATCACTTTTGAACCTAACCACGATAAGGGCTTTGAATTCGAAGACAAGATCGTTGGTGGTAAGATTCCAAAAGAATACATTAAATCAGTTAAAGCTGGTCTTGAAGCTGCTATGAACAATGGTCCATTAGCAGGTTATCCAATGATTGATATTAAAGCTAGCTTATTTGATGGTTCATACCATGATGTCGACTCTAACGAAATGGCTTATAAGATTGCTGCATCAATGGCATTAAAAGAAGCTGGTAAACGTTGTAACCCAGCATTACTTGAACCAATTATGGCAATCGAAGTAACAGTTCCTGAACAATACTTTGGGGATACCATGGGTGATGTTTCTTCAAGAAGAGGGATGATTGAAGGAACTGAATCACGCGATAACGTTCAAGTAATTAAGGCTAAAGTACCTTTAAGTGAGATGTTTGGTTATGCGACTGATCTAAGATCATTTACTCAAGGTCGTGGAAATTACATCATGCAATTCTCTCACTATGCTGAAGCACCTAAATCAGTAGTTGAAAAAGTTATTGAGAACAAAGCTAAAAGCAATAAAACAGCGTAG
- a CDS encoding MG_279/MG_280 family protein — MVKFFNKLIKRLIYVIGLIFVLLLGGLGATAYVFHDNISTYYKNFQDKNNTLLNQTREVLFDVQRITSNPDLSTIPMRIDSAINTVDGSLDQFKTTISNTKSNVSSVEQSIQDIKESLKKNEFTLRLLSKEDYDNTMRRLDQFQTTAKDLNDKVIPNAEKIIDNVSTDLVDARKLHDIIDISQLLQNVDKTVEPISNIVNSLLEINNAVDSDKFSGSLKFVSFILMTVSSSLLSLGLLTFILRLIFYRSINGYVVKRSKAKEQLAEFFEKACQLYPELSNELVRGAEPIKQPETRTERYPE, encoded by the coding sequence ATGGTTAAATTTTTTAATAAATTAATAAAGAGACTGATATATGTTATCGGATTAATCTTTGTGTTGCTACTAGGTGGGCTTGGTGCAACAGCTTATGTTTTCCATGACAATATATCTACTTATTACAAAAACTTCCAAGATAAGAATAACACTTTACTTAATCAAACTCGTGAAGTGTTGTTTGATGTGCAAAGAATTACTTCTAATCCCGACCTAAGCACTATTCCTATGAGAATTGATAGTGCTATAAATACCGTTGATGGTAGCTTAGATCAATTTAAAACGACGATCAGTAATACTAAAAGTAATGTATCTTCAGTAGAACAATCAATCCAAGATATCAAAGAATCTTTAAAGAAGAATGAATTTACTCTTAGACTTCTTTCTAAAGAAGACTATGATAATACAATGCGTAGATTAGATCAATTTCAAACTACCGCAAAGGATTTAAATGACAAGGTTATTCCTAATGCTGAAAAGATTATAGATAATGTATCAACAGATTTAGTTGACGCAAGAAAATTGCATGACATCATTGATATTTCTCAACTGCTTCAGAACGTTGATAAAACTGTAGAACCAATTAGTAATATTGTTAATAGTTTGCTTGAAATCAATAACGCAGTTGATTCTGATAAATTTTCTGGAAGCTTAAAATTTGTGTCGTTCATCTTAATGACTGTTAGTTCATCATTATTATCATTAGGCCTTCTGACTTTTATATTAAGATTAATCTTTTATAGATCTATTAATGGATATGTAGTTAAAAGATCAAAAGCTAAAGAACAATTAGCTGAGTTCTTTGAAAAAGCTTGTCAACTTTACCCAGAACTATCTAATGAACTTGTTAGGGGTGCTGAACCTATTAAACAACCAGAGACTAGGACAGAAAGATATCCAGAATAA
- the rsmI gene encoding 16S rRNA (cytidine(1402)-2'-O)-methyltransferase, which yields MSALYLIGLPIGNLSEINNRALDILNKLEIIYCENTDNFKKLLNLLNIDFRDKKLVSYHKFNESDRFEMIQEQLKSNDVGLVSDAGFPCINDPGQKLVSYLRSAGFNQIICINGSNAALCALATSGFDSSQFYYGGFLGYKKQEIINELNEKLKYDTTLIYYESVHRIKNTLEVINENFPDLEVCVARELTKKFESVYYGKIDEIIGKIEYKGEFVILINKRNVEQNNEINEEIIKELNTLIKYNMRSKDACKYLADKYNLKSSSLYAFCIEK from the coding sequence ATGTCAGCCCTGTACTTAATAGGATTACCAATTGGTAATCTTAGTGAAATAAATAATCGAGCACTAGATATATTAAATAAATTAGAGATTATTTATTGCGAAAATACCGACAATTTTAAAAAATTATTAAATTTACTAAATATAGATTTCAGAGATAAGAAACTTGTTAGTTATCACAAGTTTAATGAATCTGATAGATTCGAGATGATCCAAGAACAGTTGAAAAGTAATGATGTTGGATTAGTTAGTGATGCTGGGTTCCCTTGTATAAATGATCCAGGACAAAAACTGGTGAGTTATTTAAGAAGTGCTGGTTTTAATCAGATTATTTGTATAAACGGTTCTAATGCTGCGTTGTGCGCATTAGCGACTAGTGGTTTTGATAGTTCGCAATTTTATTATGGTGGTTTTTTGGGGTATAAAAAACAAGAAATCATTAATGAGCTTAATGAAAAATTGAAATACGACACAACTTTAATTTATTATGAGTCTGTTCATAGAATAAAAAATACTTTAGAAGTTATTAACGAAAATTTTCCGGATTTAGAAGTTTGTGTAGCTAGAGAATTAACGAAAAAATTTGAGTCAGTCTATTATGGAAAAATTGACGAAATCATCGGTAAAATTGAATATAAAGGGGAGTTTGTTATTTTGATTAACAAGAGAAACGTTGAACAAAATAACGAAATAAATGAAGAAATTATTAAGGAGTTAAACACCTTAATTAAATACAATATGCGTTCAAAAGATGCATGCAAATATTTAGCCGATAAATACAATCTAAAGAGTTCATCACTATATGCTTTTTGTATCGAAAAATAA
- the rpsG gene encoding 30S ribosomal protein S7: MRKNRAEKRKVLPDPVYNSVLVTRAINAIMLDGKKGIAQKILYGSFDLIAQKTQKDPLEIFNKAVENIMPRLELKVRRIAGANYQVPTDVSPERKVTLALRWLVTLSRKRHEKTMLDKIANEIIDASNNVGASVKKREDTHKMAEANKAFAHMRM, translated from the coding sequence ATGCGTAAGAATCGAGCAGAAAAAAGAAAAGTATTACCAGACCCAGTTTATAACTCAGTACTGGTTACTAGAGCAATCAATGCCATCATGTTAGATGGTAAAAAAGGGATTGCGCAAAAGATTTTATACGGTTCATTTGATCTAATTGCTCAAAAAACTCAAAAAGATCCGTTAGAAATTTTTAATAAAGCAGTAGAAAACATCATGCCAAGACTTGAACTTAAAGTTCGTAGAATTGCTGGTGCTAACTACCAAGTACCTACTGATGTGTCTCCTGAAAGAAAAGTTACACTAGCACTTAGATGATTAGTAACCCTTTCAAGAAAACGTCATGAAAAAACAATGTTAGATAAGATTGCTAACGAAATTATTGATGCTTCAAACAACGTTGGGGCTTCAGTTAAAAAACGTGAAGATACACACAAAATGGCAGAAGCTAACAAAGCATTTGCTCATATGAGAATGTAA
- a CDS encoding AAA family ATPase — protein sequence MLFVSKNKEPFYQPKSVDDLIGQRHLLHEFGILRRMVDLKKPYSLLVTGEPGIGKTTLCNILISEMNLPSFSFNSASDSLQELKQFINKAKDLSQCVIIIDEIHRLHRDKQDLLIKGLDAKSFILFGITTENPYFTINPAIRSRVHTIELVNPTSIELFEGYKKIVKEKNITTINDDILYKIANMVNGDLRRGINIIELLDIYYKDVKITEEILKNVIDNNLSLASYGDTFHDLKSGLQKSIRGSDPDAAVYYLAQLIATKDLVTISRRLIACAYEDIGLANSDLCSRVYLATQAAKEVGFPEANQILSSIVIEMALSEKSSSAYEAISDALVEIANGNVHDVPWHIKKNPINISSPSNNMQKYKNPHNYDNHWVSQDYLPREIRDKKYYIKQTHNYNEKLLNDYWLKWRKSK from the coding sequence ATGCTTTTTGTATCGAAAAATAAAGAACCTTTTTATCAACCCAAATCTGTAGATGATCTTATAGGTCAAAGACATTTATTGCATGAATTTGGAATTTTAAGAAGAATGGTCGATCTTAAAAAACCATATTCTTTATTAGTTACAGGAGAACCTGGAATAGGTAAAACAACTTTATGTAATATTCTAATTTCAGAGATGAACTTACCTAGTTTTTCGTTTAACTCTGCTAGTGACAGTTTACAAGAACTTAAACAATTTATTAATAAAGCTAAAGATTTAAGTCAATGTGTAATTATTATTGATGAAATTCACAGATTACACAGAGACAAACAAGATCTTTTAATTAAAGGATTAGATGCTAAATCATTTATCTTATTTGGTATAACAACTGAAAACCCTTACTTTACTATCAATCCAGCAATTCGTTCTAGGGTTCATACAATTGAATTAGTTAACCCAACAAGTATAGAACTATTTGAAGGATATAAAAAGATAGTTAAAGAAAAAAATATCACAACAATTAACGATGATATTTTGTATAAAATCGCTAATATGGTTAACGGCGATTTACGAAGAGGAATCAACATTATTGAGTTATTAGATATTTATTACAAAGATGTCAAAATTACCGAAGAAATTTTAAAAAATGTCATAGACAATAATCTTTCTTTAGCATCATATGGTGATACGTTTCATGACCTTAAGTCTGGTTTACAAAAATCTATTAGAGGATCTGATCCTGATGCTGCGGTCTATTATTTGGCACAACTGATTGCTACTAAAGATCTAGTAACAATCTCGAGAAGATTAATAGCTTGTGCTTATGAAGATATAGGGTTAGCAAACTCAGATTTATGTTCAAGGGTTTATTTAGCTACTCAAGCTGCTAAAGAAGTAGGATTTCCAGAAGCTAACCAAATCTTAAGTAGTATTGTTATAGAGATGGCTTTATCTGAAAAATCTAGCAGTGCTTATGAAGCAATTTCGGATGCACTAGTTGAAATTGCTAATGGTAATGTTCATGATGTTCCTTGACATATTAAGAAAAATCCAATTAATATATCTAGTCCATCTAACAATATGCAAAAATATAAAAATCCTCATAATTATGATAATCACTGAGTAAGTCAAGATTATCTACCTAGAGAAATTAGGGATAAAAAATACTACATTAAACAAACTCACAATTATAACGAGAAGTTACTTAATGACTATTGGTTAAAATGAAGAAAAAGCAAATAG
- the rpmB gene encoding 50S ribosomal protein L28: MARRDDLTGLGPLAGNNRSHALNITKRRWNLNLQKVKVKTDRGTLTVKVSARTIRTLRKLDLLA, encoded by the coding sequence ATGGCTCGTAGAGATGATCTAACCGGGCTTGGTCCTTTAGCAGGAAATAATCGTTCTCATGCTTTAAATATTACCAAGCGTCGTTGAAACTTAAACCTACAAAAAGTTAAAGTAAAAACTGATCGTGGTACATTAACTGTTAAAGTTTCAGCTAGAACGATCAGAACATTAAGAAAACTAGACCTATTGGCTTAG
- the rpsD gene encoding 30S ribosomal protein S4 → MSRYTGSIYRKARRLNFSILESGKEFTNNKSKKGVKVPGQHGSLIRPKLSNYGEQLQEKQKMQFMYGLNDRQFRRLFAVSKKMSGILTMNLFRTLESRLDNLVFRMGFAPTRRGARQLVNHGHVLVNGKTFDIPSALISLGSVIELKQRAHNLPLVKLALESKAVAPFVEVNKKTLSGTYVRYPERNELPADVNETYVVEYYKRLVK, encoded by the coding sequence ATGTCACGTTATACAGGCAGCATTTATCGTAAAGCCAGAAGATTGAATTTTTCAATTCTTGAATCTGGTAAAGAATTTACGAATAATAAGTCAAAAAAAGGTGTTAAAGTCCCTGGACAACACGGGTCTTTAATCCGTCCTAAATTATCTAACTACGGTGAACAGTTACAAGAAAAGCAAAAGATGCAATTCATGTACGGATTAAACGACCGTCAGTTCAGAAGATTATTTGCTGTGTCTAAAAAGATGAGTGGGATCTTAACCATGAACTTATTTAGAACACTTGAATCTAGATTAGATAATCTAGTATTCAGAATGGGTTTTGCGCCAACTAGAAGAGGAGCAAGACAACTAGTTAACCACGGTCACGTGTTAGTTAATGGCAAAACTTTTGACATTCCAAGTGCTTTAATTAGTTTAGGTTCAGTAATTGAACTTAAACAAAGAGCACACAACTTACCATTAGTAAAACTAGCTTTAGAATCTAAAGCTGTGGCTCCATTTGTTGAAGTTAACAAAAAAACATTATCAGGAACTTATGTTCGATATCCAGAACGTAATGAATTACCTGCTGATGTTAATGAAACATACGTTGTAGAGTACTACAAACGTTTAGTTAAATAG